Genomic DNA from Amycolatopsis alba DSM 44262:
GATCTTGGCGGTGACGTTGCGGCGGGAGCGGACCCGGCCGTCTCCGCCGCACTGGCGGCAGGGGTCGGGGATGACCTCGCCGAAGCCGCGGCAGACCGGGCAGGGGCGGGCGGTGACGACCTGGCCGAGGAAGGACCGCTGCACGGACTGGACCTCGCCGGCGCCGCCGCAGGTGTCGCAGGTCTTGGTGCCGGTGCCTTCGGCCGCGCCCGCGCCGCGGCACAGGTCGCAGACGATGGCGGTGTCGACGGTGATCTCGCGGTCGACCCCGGTGGCGCAGTCCTCCAGCGTCAGGCCGAGGCGGATGAGCGCGTCGGAGCCGGGCTGCACCCGGCTGCGCGGGCCACGGCCGCGACCGCCGCCACCCCCTGCGGCACCGAAGAAGGCGTCCATGATGTCGCCGAGACCGCCGAAGCCCGAGAACGGGTCTCCGCCGCCTCCGCCTCGCGCCCCGCCGTCCATCGGGTCGCCGCCGAGGTCGACGACCTTGCGCTTCTGCGGATCCGACAGCACCTCGTACGCGGTGGTCACCTCGCCGAAGCGGTGCTGGGCGTCCTCCGACGGGTTGACGTCGGGGTGCAGTTCACGGGCCAGCTTGCGGTACGCGCGCTTGATCTCCTGATCCGTCGCGTTCTTCGCAACCCCGAGAATGCCGTAATAGTCCCTCGCCACCGTCTCCGCCTTCTCCTTCTGCCTTGGTCCTCAACGCCGCGTTCAGCGGCCGGAGAGGATCTGCCCCACGTAGTTCGCCACCGCTCGTACCGCGGCGATGGTGTTCGGGTAGTCCATCCTGGTGGGCCCGACGACGCCCATCCCGCCCAGCAGCAGGTCGTCCATGCCGTAGCCGATGGACACCACCGAGGTGCTGCGCATCTGCTCGTCTTCATTTTCCTCACCGATGCGCACGGTGATCGCACCGGGGTTGCGGGCGGCCGCGAGCAGCTTGAGCACGATGACCTGCTCCTCGAGCGCCTCCAGCACCTGCCGCAGCGATCCGGGGAAATCCGAGACGTTGCGGGTGAGGTTCGCCGTGCCGCCGAGTACCAGCCGCTCTTCGGGGTGCTCGACCAGCGATTCCACCAGCACCGTGCAGACGCGGGTGAGGTTGTCGCGCAGCTCGCCCGGTGACTTCTCGGGCAGTTCGGCGACCGCCGCCGCGGCCTCGGAGAGACGGCGGCCCGCCAGCGCGCCGTTGAGCACCGTGCGCAGCCTGCCGACGTTCTCCTCGGTGATGACGTCGCCGAGGTCGACGGTGCGCTGGTCGACCCGGCCGGAATCGGTGATCAGCACCAGCATCAGCCGGGCTGGGGTGAGCGGCACCACTTCCAGGTGACGGACGGCGGAGTTGGTCATCATCGGGTACTGGATGACCGCGACCTGCCTGGTCAGCTGGGCGAGCAGCCGGACGGACCGGCGCAGGACGTCGTCGACGTCGGTGCCGCTGTCGAGGAAAGCCGTGATGGCCCGGCGTTCGGCCGAGCTGAGCGGTTTGACCTCGGCGATCCGGTCGACGAACAGCCGGTACCCCTTGTCGGTGGGGATGCGGCCCGCGCTGGTGTGGGGCTGTGTGATGTAGCCCTCTTCTTCCAGCGCCGCCATGTCGTTGCGCACGGTGGCGCTGGACACGCCGAGGTTGTGCCGGTCGACGATCGCCTTGGATCCGACGGGCTCCTGGTTCGACACGTAGTCGGCGACGATCGCGCGCAGCACTTCGAAGCGGCGCTCTTCCGCGTTGGCCACCTGCACACCTCCTTCGGCTCGTCCTCACAACGAGTTTACGGAAGGCATCGTGCCCAGGGGGCCACAGGACATCTTTGGGCCTCGTGAGTGGCTAGGACGGTTCTAACCGTCCTAGCCACTCACGAGACCCGCGACCCGAGGTTGCGAAAGCCACTTTCGCAACCTTCAACGTTGCGAAAGTGGCTTTCGCAACGCCCCTCCCCGACAGGCTTGAGGGGTAAGGCGAAGCGCGGCCCAGGGCACCGGAACCCTGGCGGGGCGTGACGCGAAGGGCGCGCACCCGTCACGCGTCCCGGCCGGTCAGCTGTTGCGCGGGAACCCGAGGTTCACGCCGCCCTGCGAGGGATCCGGCCACCGCGACGTGACGACCTTCGTCCGCGTGAAGAAGTGGAACCCCTCCGGCCCGTAGGCGTGGCTGTCCCCGAACAGCGAGTCCTTCCAGCCGCCGAACGAGTAGTAGCCGACCGGCACCGGGATCGGCACGTTCACGCCGACCATCCCGACCTCGACCTCGTTCTGGAACCGCCGCGCGGCCCGCCCGTCGTTGGTGAAGATCGCGGTGCCGTTGCCGTAGGCGTTGGCGTTGATCAGCTCCAGCGCCGCGTCGTAGCCCCCGGCCCGCGCGACGGTCAGCACCGGGCCGAAGATCTCGTCGGTGTAGACCGACATGTCCGGCGTGACGTGGTCGAACAGCGTCGGGCCGAGCCAGAACCCGCCGTCCTCGCCGTCGACCTCGATGCCGCGGCCGTCGACGACGAGCCGGGCGCCCGCTTCGACACCCGCTTCCACATAGGACTCGACGCGTTCGTGGTGGGCGGCGGTGACGAGCGGCCCCATTTCCGAGGTGGGCCGCCTGCCGTCGCCGACGCGCAGCCGCGTGATCCGCTCGGCGATCTTCGCGACCAGTTCGTCGCCGACCGGGTCGATCGCGACGACGACCGACACCGCCATGCACCGCTCCCCCGCCGAGCCGAAGCCCGCCGAGACGGCCGCGTCGGCCGCGAGGTCGAGGTCGGCGTCCGGGAGGACGACCATGTGGTTCTTCGCGCCGCCGAGCGCCTGCACGCGTTTCCCGTGCCTGGTCCCGGTTTCGTAGACGTACTTCGCGATCGGCGTCGATCCGACGAACGAGATCGCCTTGACGTCGCGGTGTTCCAGCAGCCCGTCGACGGCGACCTTGTCCCCGTGCAGGACGTTGAGGGCGCCGTCGGGCAGGCCCGCCTCGGCGAACAGTTCCGCGATGAACACGGCCGCGGACGGGTCCTTCTCGCTCGGTTTGAGCACGACGGTGTTGCCGCAGGCAAGCGCGTTCGGCACGAACCACAGCGGGACCATCGCCGGGAAGTTGAACGGCGAGATCACGCCGACCACGCCCAGCGGCTGCGAAATCGAGTAGACGTCGACACCGGTGGAGGCGTTCTCGCTGAACCCGCCCTTGAGCAGCTGCGCCGCGCCGCAGGCGTACTCGACGTTCTCGATGGCGCGCGCGATCTCGCCCGCCGCGTCGGATTCGACCTTTCCGTGTTCACTGGTCACGATCTTCGCCAGCTCGTGACGCCGCGCCGAAAGCAGCTCACGGAAGGCGAACAGCACCCGCGTCCGCCCGGCCAGCGACGTCCCGCGCCAGCCCGGCAGCGCACGAGAGGCGGCCGCGACGGCGGCGTCGACGTCGTCCTGCGACGCGAAGGGGACCTTCGCCCGCACCTGACCTGTGGCCGGATCGAACACGTCACCGGATCGATCGCTCACGCCTTCGCACGGTTTGCCGTCCATCCAATGAGTGATGCGGTCGGTCACGAGGTCCGCCTTCCTGATCTTCCGGGTGCCTGCTCCCGGTCGAGTCTGAGCGTGCGCGCCACACCGACGCCATCGGCAACGTGTACGGACTCCCGGTCCCGGCCGTACAGTCTGTCTCTCTGTGTTCCGACCTGGTGGGAGGCCGATGTACCCGACCGTCGCCGAGGTGCTCGCGCTGCCGGTGCTGCGTCAGGGCAGGCCCCATGTGGTGGCGGGGGCGGCGGGGCTGGACGCGCCGGTCCGCTGGGCGCACGTCGCCGAGGTCGCGGACATCGCCCCGCTGCTGCGCGGCGGGGAACTGGTGCTCACCACCGGGGTCGCGCTGCCCGACGACGGCTCCGCGCTCGCCCGGTACGTCGCCGACCTGGCGGGGGTCGGGGTGGCCGGGGTGGTCGTCGAGCTGGTCCGTCATTGGAGCGAAAAGCTGCCGCCCGCGCTGGTCGAGGCCGCGGACCGGCACGGCGTTCCGCTGATCACCCTTTCGCGGGAGACGCGGTTCGTGTCGGTCACCGAGGCGGTGAACGGGCTGATCGTCGACGCCCAGGTCGCCGAACTCCGGGCGGCGGAACGGGTCCACGAGA
This window encodes:
- the dnaJ gene encoding molecular chaperone DnaJ, producing MARDYYGILGVAKNATDQEIKRAYRKLARELHPDVNPSEDAQHRFGEVTTAYEVLSDPQKRKVVDLGGDPMDGGARGGGGGDPFSGFGGLGDIMDAFFGAAGGGGGRGRGPRSRVQPGSDALIRLGLTLEDCATGVDREITVDTAIVCDLCRGAGAAEGTGTKTCDTCGGAGEVQSVQRSFLGQVVTARPCPVCRGFGEVIPDPCRQCGGDGRVRSRRNVTAKIPPGVGDGMRIRLSGQGEVGPGGGPAGDLYVEIDEAPHEVFVRQGNDLHCNFRIPMTTAALGATVPIETLIDGDYELDIEPGTQPATELVLTAKGMPRLRSSGRVDGRGDLHVHIDVVVPTKLDDAQRDLLVELAQQRGEDVPSLSSNGSKPGGLFSKLRTKNHR
- the hrcA gene encoding heat-inducible transcriptional repressor HrcA — protein: MANAEERRFEVLRAIVADYVSNQEPVGSKAIVDRHNLGVSSATVRNDMAALEEEGYITQPHTSAGRIPTDKGYRLFVDRIAEVKPLSSAERRAITAFLDSGTDVDDVLRRSVRLLAQLTRQVAVIQYPMMTNSAVRHLEVVPLTPARLMLVLITDSGRVDQRTVDLGDVITEENVGRLRTVLNGALAGRRLSEAAAAVAELPEKSPGELRDNLTRVCTVLVESLVEHPEERLVLGGTANLTRNVSDFPGSLRQVLEALEEQVIVLKLLAAARNPGAITVRIGEENEDEQMRSTSVVSIGYGMDDLLLGGMGVVGPTRMDYPNTIAAVRAVANYVGQILSGR
- a CDS encoding CoA-acylating methylmalonate-semialdehyde dehydrogenase; the protein is MTDRITHWMDGKPCEGVSDRSGDVFDPATGQVRAKVPFASQDDVDAAVAAASRALPGWRGTSLAGRTRVLFAFRELLSARRHELAKIVTSEHGKVESDAAGEIARAIENVEYACGAAQLLKGGFSENASTGVDVYSISQPLGVVGVISPFNFPAMVPLWFVPNALACGNTVVLKPSEKDPSAAVFIAELFAEAGLPDGALNVLHGDKVAVDGLLEHRDVKAISFVGSTPIAKYVYETGTRHGKRVQALGGAKNHMVVLPDADLDLAADAAVSAGFGSAGERCMAVSVVVAIDPVGDELVAKIAERITRLRVGDGRRPTSEMGPLVTAAHHERVESYVEAGVEAGARLVVDGRGIEVDGEDGGFWLGPTLFDHVTPDMSVYTDEIFGPVLTVARAGGYDAALELINANAYGNGTAIFTNDGRAARRFQNEVEVGMVGVNVPIPVPVGYYSFGGWKDSLFGDSHAYGPEGFHFFTRTKVVTSRWPDPSQGGVNLGFPRNS